One genomic window of Sebastes umbrosus isolate fSebUmb1 chromosome 15, fSebUmb1.pri, whole genome shotgun sequence includes the following:
- the khdrbs1b gene encoding KH domain-containing, RNA-binding, signal transduction-associated protein 1b — protein MENDDKYLPELLAEKDSLDSSFTHAMKLLNAEIDRIQKGETKKEAEPYLDLFTTKNIKLKERVLIPVKQYPKFNFVGKILGPQGNTIKRLQEETGAKISVLGKGSMRDKSKEEGLRKGGEPKYAHLSMELHVFIEVFAPVPEAYLRMAHAMEEVKKFLFPDMMDDICQEQFMEMSYLNGGQEHGARGRGGPPVRGRGVPPGVAHRGRGMPPRGAPARGGVPRGGPARGGAVRGVPGGRGGPPAAPSRGASAPRARPPTAGPPQRMAPHQHTPSAAAEGYDEYGYDESYTDTAYESYDSYYSQPQAEPEYYDYGHGETTESYESYGQDDWNGTQRTAVGKAPPPSRGAKTPYREHPYRQY, from the exons ATGGAGAACGACGACAAATATCTCCCCGAGCTGCTGGCGGAGAAGGACAGCCTGGACTCGTCGTTTACTCACGCCATGAAACTTTTAAacgcag AAATTGATAGAATCCAGAAAGGCGAGACTAAAAAGGAGGCAGAACCGTACCTGGACCTTTTCACAACGAAGAACATCAAACTTAAGGAACGAGTGCTCATACCTGTCAAACAGTACCCCAAG TTCAATTTCGTGGGGAAGATTTTGGGTCCTCAGGGCAATACAATCAAGCGTCTGCAGGAAGAGACCGGAGCCAAGATCTCTGTGCTGGGCAAAGGATCCATGAGAGACAAATCCAAG GAGGAGGGGCTGAGGAAAGGCGGCGAGCCCAAGTACGCCCACTTGTCTATGGAGCTGCACGTATTCATCGAGGTGTTCGCCCCCGTGCCGGAGGCCTACCTGCGCATGGCACACGCCATGGAGGAGGTCAAGAAGTTCCTGTTTCCT gatatGATGGATGATATCTGCCAAGAGCAGTTCATGGAGATGAGCTACCTGAACGGAGGCCAGGAGCACGGAGCCAGAGGGAGGGGGGGCCCTCCGGTCAGGGGCCGCGGAGTCCCTCCTGGTGTAGCACACAG GGGTCGGGGAATGCCACCTCGCGGTGCTCCCGCCAGGGGAGGTGTGCCCCGAGGCGGCCCAGCCAGAGGTGGCGCAGTGAGAGGCGTCCCAGGAGGCCGAGGAGGACCCCCAGCAGCACCATCCAGGGGAGCCTCAGCACCCCGTGCCAGGCCCCCAACCGCCGGACCCCCACAGAGGATGGCACCCCACCAGCACACCCCTAGTGCAGCTGCTGAGGGCTACGACGAATAT GGCTACGATGAGAGCTACACAGACACGGCCTACGAGTCATACGACAGCTATTACAGTCAGCCGCAGGC AGAGCCAGAATACTACGACTACGGACACGGAGAGACCACAGAGTCGTACGAGTCatatg GCCAGGATGACTGGAACGGGACCCAGCGAACTGCTGTAGGGAAGGCCCCTCCCCCCTCCAGAGGTGCCAAGACGCCTTACCGGGAGCACCCATACCGACAGTACTGA